From Colias croceus chromosome Z, ilColCroc2.1:
TAGAGCCTGACCTTTTGCAAGTTAAAAGCTTAgtattgaaattgatgaatAGTATactaatttactttttatatattccaaaataatatcaatattcgCTAACTTGAAAATGAATTTCGAACACAAATTGATAAAAGGAAATTACTTTGcttataaaattgataacaGAATTTTTCCTTTAACGTAAAATCGAATGAAGGAATGTTTTAAAGGTATTTACGCCTTAGAAGCGTCaataatctaaaatatttGCAGCTACagtatcatcactacatagtacaaaacaaagtcgctttctctgtccctgtgtccctttgtatgctttaatctttattaaaactaatcaacggattttgatgcggttttttttaatagatggagtaattcaagaggaaagttttagtatgtaatttattaggttttagacaagcgggcgaagccgcggtcgcaaaacctagttaataataaataaaaaaatttacttctAAATTTTCTAGAAATTCATGTTTAATCCAATAATAtcacaaattaatataaataataattatcgcaGGTGTACCGCTGACAGGTGGTGGAAAGCTCAATATACCCGCCTTATCTAATCTCGTGAAAATAACCGAAGAGGAAGAGAAGGTAGGAAATAACACAATACACATTGAATATACAATATCTATAGTATACTATAGTATAGGAGATAGGGGAAAATATTGCGAGAAATTGGAAATATAGTAGTAGAAAAGGATAGATTAGTAAACGTAATTAAGGTGGTATGgggaaatattataaatattatcagtttttaagaatttataactcaacaagattttataatatctattttacaGTTTTGCACATGActttaaatattctttaagaaatcataattaaaacattatttaggtacttaatttttgaatattgcaaagctaccttttattttcaaatacatatcaatgtatttatttacaattcaaTTTCCAGTACATTTTCACTAATTttagaaatgaaaaaaatttcCTAGTCATCTTCCATACACGATATCATTACatgtattttgaaaaatatgtgcaatacattgaaaataacaaattccACCAAATTCCCAACCACCTCTCGGACTATATCTCCAATTGCAGGGACGTTTTGTAGTGGCTAAAGATCAGATAAAAACCGGCGATGTGCTTCTCGTGGACAGTCCTTACGCCGCCTGCTTGATGTCGGATTATTATGGAACCCATTGCTTGCATTGTTTCAAACGGTGAGCAGATTTTGTTatgataaataatgttatgatttgtttttcaggtatttttgtatgtaaagtTAGTTAAGAGAAAgaacaaaaatgttttttttttttttttaactgaaaGTAAAGGCTAATGTGCAGTAGTAGTAGTAAGTAGGAAGAggtgcaaaataaaatacttgagtcacttatttatatgaattatgacGTAAGAAAGAAGATGATTTTTGTACATCACTTCAAATGATATCAAATAATAGAAAACAGTACCAATAATAACGTATAAGCCTGTTTTTGACAAAATATGCGTAGTTTATAATTCGACGATTTTCTTTGCTTTTTCCATTTATAGGTTAGAAAATAGCGAAACCTCCGCTCCCATCTGGTGTCCCAAATGTTCTGGGATCACATTTTGTAGCATCGAGTGTCGAGACACGGCTTTGGCCACTTACCATACACATGAGTGTCAGTTCCTCGATCTGTTTATAggtaagatattatttttattttttcgaaaaaaatttttttttttgagtttgCATATTTTGACAAAACTTAGGCAAACCTTAGGTTGGAAAATAATGATTACATATGCATTGTGAGGTAAACACGTATATATCAGTctaatatgtatgttaataataattcctGAAGTTAttcaaaacattaataattgtcaaaggttatgtaaattattaaaacagatatttttttgtaaaagttaACATCTATACGATTACATTGTCatgttattatttcttcaACCTAAAATCTTACTCCGAACAAtaagctaataaaaataatatctcaaAGTTTAACATGggatttgtttatataataaccataattatgtaaatataatctaagccaacattttgaaataataaataaagaggATAAATAACGaagcattaaaaatttaaactccTAAAAATACTCTGGAACATGTTACGAAAAATTCcaagtaattattttactaagatcgtgttataaatgtaaataaattattaagttgTTCAGCTCCTGCTTTGTTACGAAGCTTATTATCTTCAATCTTAACCATAAACCTCCTTGTTGACTTCAAAAGATGCTCATTACGAggcattataataaataatggtgTAATAGAAGTCTATtgcaaaactatttttaactttatacaaATTTAACTGGACGATAGTTTTGCCATATTTATTTGCTGAAGTACTcttaatattatgcaaatttTATGTTTCAAGAGTGTATTCAAAGTcagatctgaattattattcaaGATGTGCACTTTGTGAGAATAAATAAGTGCagttatacaatatttttctaatggCAGAGAAAATTGGCTTGTAACTCAAGAATACTATTCACGTTCATCAAAGTTTTGCTTATCTATTTGAGGGTCAATTTAGaaatctagacacgcggcagcgtgtcaagccgagttcaagcgaagagaactggcgagcagcagccgtgtgtatatttacacgaaccatttcgagccacttttcacccccttataactcgaaaactatttaagttaaataaaacaaatttggtacatgtcaagaggacctcaagataaacaagaaccttaaatttcataaatacagattaaacagttgcgtagatattaatatccaaaaatcgcaatttttaagactgactgacttatagacatatacaaaacctaacccacatccagatgacctagaaagttcaaattttgtaatcaactaggtaatagtgagtgtacaaaggaaaaaatcagaaaatactgaatttatttgtatttaatttttttttcaatgacattaatttcgtttgtatggaaaaatggaaaagtttaaaaaaatagaaaatagtatatttaccttactagtcttaaaaaatagatcaaaactaatcagtggccgaaaaaaattttgaaatccatcaataaatgactgagatatagattattgaagtttacatattttaggacgaaacatctgtagattcgaagcgcctctgacatcacactcactcgcgctagtatcgctagggcggattacttcgattgcatgatttctttaatcaaaactgttattaaacgtaaaataaaagaaaattgtaataaaaatattgctcatacagttaaaaataatatataattttacatattcacatttatttattctttatttatgagtgtttagtttagttttaatttcagtgtaaataaataaataaaatctttattttgctttaaacatggtattcaatggtgatacaattatattaataaagcacaaacatgttcagccaatacaagcatgcaaaaataattaccataaatggtgtaatggaagaaggcttcgtcgaaggtcgaaatgatttaatttgcgtaatattaatatgagtgaaacatctttaggcgcgtttagagtaaaatttcaagatcgcgtcatggcaataccgtaacgtcatggagtaaggcgacgattcttctacaacgatctttgcattttggtaatagtgtgtgtacaaattcacgctggatgtttagaaaatcacaaataatgacggggcaatgtgcgctgacattcataacatataagaaaatatagaaaataatactaaacaaacgaTACAGAGAAatggcaagaaaaaataaaaaaaatcgtctaagtataaaaagtattatattcataaagtaaatcaaatttgcagagtaattttctgtacaaaaagtaatgatatcccaccaaaaacataaatgtaaaaattggagccgagttcaatcgttgacttaatttgccaaaaaaagaaatgagatctaaatgtgtgccaagttctgcagacagtccagaaatttatttacaaagatgtattaagttcttaggttgactgaaaactcaattgttttattttcccttagagaacaatgtttattccaaaatataacttttttaatttgaataatataattattttcacaaagcaaacaactaatgacctattgaaccccataatttgatgaggctagtttttagaacctcataaaatataaacagtatgtttttggcaaattaagtcaacgattgaactcggctccaatttttacatttatgtttttggtgggatgtATTTTACGgattctatatatttttattgttttgaataaCCTATTATTGGATAAATACctaatggtttttttttaccaTTGGCGTAGAAGTTAGAAACCCTACTATGATAATGTCTTTTGTAATTGTTCATACATATTCAATATGTTGTAAAATATCtggacatactttttatttatcattaaaatttattttaggaTCTGGAATGTCAATACTGAGTCACATAGCATTACGAATGGTCACACAAGCCGGTTTAGACACTAGCTTACAAATCCATTCCacttacattaaaaatgaCTCAAAATCCGTCGAAGGCATAATTTTAAACGACATAGAAGGAACTAAAAAATCAAGAATAAAAAGTAGAAAAGAAAGACTGaatagatcaaaaaaatacCTCAAGAGTTtcgatgataaaaatattatagatgaGACAAAACGTGAAGTGGatgataaaacaaatattaatgataCATTAGAAATGACGGCTGGTCAAATATATTCCCTATGTACCCATTCACAATTGAGAAAAGGTTCCGATTATCTGAAAAGAATAGTAATGGCAATGTTTCTCACTGAATGCTTGAAGAAAGGAGGATTTTTCAACAAATTGGATAAAGATGCTGCGAGCCGAGGTGAGTCGtaattgatattgttttaCCACAACACTTTGTAAATGGAAATAATAGAATATACGGCTTTTGAAAGATAGATCATTTTGAATTGGCTCCAATATTTCCTTATGCACTTATTAGAATGAATGAAACAAAGCATAatccatacatattataaatgcgaaagcaactctgtctgtctgtctgttactcaatcacgcctaaactactgaatcaattttcatgaaagtatggagatattttgatacccgagaaaggacataggctactttttatcccgggaaaatgacgcaatcccggaaatcccacgggaataggaactatgcgggtttttctttgacaacgcgggcgaagccgcgggtggaaacctagtgaaatatatttacgtttttatgttaaatgaaATTACGTTTTGACTATAATATGTCTTCTATCTTCACATAAGGTTCTTAATCTTAATTATATGTTGACTATTTTTTGCAGCGGAATCGTCAATATGCGAATTGATTCTTCACAACCTCCAACTCCTGCAATTCAACGCTCACGAAATATATGAAACAGTACGGGGAGACCACCAGTTCACGGGCTCCAAGCCGGTGTATATCGCTGTCGGGATCTACCCCACTGGTGCCCTGTTTAACCATGAGTGTTATCCTGCTGTGGCCAGGTAAGTGaatttaactgattttatgGTGAATTCTTCACAAACTGCAACTGTTCAATTGTCAAGAGATATACGAAACTGTACAGGGAGAACATCAGTTAATTGACTCGAGTACTTACTATCCTGCTGTGGCTAGGTAAGATTGCCTTgtaattatacattaattcATCTCGAGAAGTTACAAAAATGGTAcactttataaaaacattaggCTTACCCACGGCTTACCTAAGATATATATACATCTATGcttatacagggttatttgtaaaacaccggcaacctcacaggacaagatagctaacatcataagtaacaacatttgttctacgacttttggcataacgcaataaattattttaaaatgattttttaagcttttattgtactctcctaacatttgtaagtctatgttctattcattatcgaaaggacgacgcgtcgccccctttcccctcccgttcgcttcttgtttacgtaatttttggaatgcgcgtagagtttataatattcaaacggaaaattaaatgaatatttatttttgtatgaaaataaaatctaataaattatcaaaagtcgtagaacaaaatatgttgttacttatgatgttagctatcttatcctgcgaggttgctggtgttttacaagtaaccctgtataatattattgtatgaatTTACTTGGTAGTGTGGTGAACTCAAACAGGTGGTTCATATTTAACtacctataatttaataaactttttttaatgatgGGAGAACTTAAATATGAGATTGTACAAGAAATATCTGCTCTGATTAATTAAGGTAAGCCTGAGTAGATTAATGCTTAAACATTCTTTCAGTACGGATAATTTACCAAGCGTTTTAGCGCCTGCTCTGCAATATTGTAGGAAATAACTCAAGTTGGATTGGTCCACTAAGCGTAAGCAATGACGTGATTGTGTAGTATTATCTTACCTCTGGAACAAAGATATTTGATCCCACGTAAAATCTATTGAATGGAGATGCTTTCATGATTTATGACGTCAATCTATTCATGCTTGGTCCACAAGAAGCAATATGAACATGACAGTTATAAATTTACAGGTGTATGCAATGACGTCATAACGTCGTAGTACATGGACACAATAAATGGCtgatatattaatttgttttaaatattacttacaaaatttgtaaataaataatattatatacacttagtaatatttgaatagtagatgaatatgatattataacaAACCGCTCTAAAACtaactatattttctttaaaattttttttttttgttcatgcaaatcttaatatatataaatctcgtgtcacaatgtttgtcctcaatggactcctaaaccacttaaccgattataataaaattcgcacaccatgtgcagttcgatccaacttgagagataggatagtttaaatctcaaatcgttttagagaaagcgggcgaagccgcgggcggtaagctagtaaataaaaaatccttTCCCTTTACAGATATTTTGAGGGTCGGAAAATAGTTCTCCGAGCAACCAGACCTTTAAACCCAGGAGAGACAGTATCAGAAAACTACGGACCTCACTTCCTAGTACGGAACCTTAAAGAGAGACGCAGATCTTTGGCCTGCAGATATTGGTTTAGTTGCCAATGTGTAGCTTGTAAGGAGGACTGGCCGATGTTGAAACAATTGAACACTGTTACTTATTTgaggtaattaaaatatagtgtAATACCACGTAATACAAgtgtaatacaatattatatgtaataacaattattggTTTATCCAAACTTGTAGATTTGTAGATAggcaaaaaacaatcaaaaccCGTGCTGAGTCAATTCGGTACATCGGTTGAgtatgaaattttttattttctagagGATTCTAACAATTATATTCTTTCTAATAGTTGAATACGGAATATAATTTCACACTCCGAATTCTCAATAAAGTAACACTGCAATGAAATTTCAATTCTTTAGTCTTCTTTATTTGtcctgtacagtgtacacttTTTTTAATCCGAGTTGAACCTAGACCATCTTTGCAGTTGTCCTCCTTGCCACTATACTATACAGGAGTACATGGAAACTAGGAGCTAGTTACACAAAGTGTTTCCGGTGCCGCTTGAGGTTGCCGGAGGCAATAATTAGATTAATTCGTCGTATTTCTGATAAAGTACAATATGCGGGAGGAAAGAACAAGACCTGTCTACTTTCTGTACATACCTGTTGGAAACTGCCGGAAATGTAATTTCCTGccattattattttgctaTGTCTTGGCTACAGATCTTTTGCTAGGGGACAATTATTgagcttttgtttttattttgtacgtTATTggaaactagctgtgctccgcggtttcactcgcattgctccgcccctgttggtcttatcgtgatgatatatagccttcctcaataaatgggctatctaacaccgaaagaatttttcaaatcggaccagtagttgcCCAGAAtagcgcgttaaaacaaacaaagtcttcagctttataattctGAACTATTCCTAAAATTAAGTACTTTGTATTTCAGATGTCCCAATATTGATTGTACCAGCAAATTTCCAGCGAATCCCAAGAGTCTTCCAAACAAATGCTCTAAATGTTCGGTGCCAATTGACCCgaagttaattaaaatctatttagACAATATTGACGATTGCTCTTCTCTTTACCAAGTAAGTATACTGATGGAAAATACTCACTAACATTGTATAcctaaactataaataaaatgaattaatacATTGTTACATACAGTCATAATCCCTTAAAGACAAAAATACGGTCATAATcctttaaagttaaaaatatttggccTAACTGGTTTATCCATTAATAAGGCAGGACTTAATACCCTGCCaaaatttagtgtatttttgTCAATTTCAAACTGGAATGTTTTCACAACTACCATATTAATTCTAATTCTTCTTTCTAGGAAGGCGCAAAACTGATGGAGGAAGAAAAAGCCCAAGAGGCGATAGCAAAACTGTGCAAAGGTGTGGACTTGTTCCACGAAATAGCGAAACCTCCGCACAAGGACACACACCTCGCGCAGGAATCATTGAGATCATGTTACGCTACTTCTGGCAATGTTTTCGTTGTTTCTGGGAAATCTACGTAGttgtatttttgtgtatttccTTACGATtaaggtacataatatattcggAATGGAATTgaaggtattattttataatggtgCATTTATATCAAACGAGctaatgctcattctaacccgacaatgtcaaattcttttagtgtaaaaacCGTAGAGcatcgttgttcttagtgcgtttaAATCATGCGAGCgaaaagattataatattatgcaatgttctaatactgaacattTTTCagtgaacaacactgaatacgagttttcgtttacacaaGATCATGAAAGAATACTCTTCTTCccgctctagctctatgttcgtttgatatAAATGCATCGAACGCGAAATTGTGAGACCAACAAATTATGATGACTCTGGTACTTTTAAGTTCTAACAATGTTTTcgtaattgtaaataatatgtaggtgtATCGTTATGTAGATACTTTTATTACTTCTAAAGTAGACTTAGACGCAAGATTAAAATATGAGTTCAATGTTTTGTTGTGAAAGGCGTTATCAAtgctattttctatttttaaattcaatctCGTCTAGATATATCCAATTCGCGTCATGCGGGGGAGGACTTAATAAACTACGTGTTGAATATGAAATACAAGTGTGTTTTCTTGTTGCAGTTATAGAAACTAATCAAGTATTATCATTTACATCATAAATGCACTAcaactttaaaataacataggaaaattattgaaaaaaaagtcataaatgtttataacaaaaaaattcattcctatttatcaattttttttcttcagttCAGTGCAGTCAGTACTAAACACAAAACAAAGCGATACCGATATATTGACTTGGGCAcacattgttaaaatttcgCATCGCTACAATAGGGATATGATCGACAATAGAGAATAGCCGAAGGCTTcgcaaacaatataaatattgcaagctcaaatattaaaattacacagGGATATAGCAGAACATTTTCGGAATTTTTAATGCAACGTCCTATACGTTGGACGCTACAAAATCGAAAATATGGGAATATTTTTCAGAAAAGGTGCTCTTTTTCGACTTCATTGTTCTTTCTTTTTAGTGTAGgatttattcaaaatgtacatgCAATATTGGTGCGAAAAATCTGTTGATTTTTTATTCGTGTTGCCAGTTTTCGGGAAGTATTTGTCGATACTTTTTTGGGCAACCACTATTTGCATGTTGTTTGCAACTTACTAGtcatagttttatttgaaaatttaggACTTATTTCttgttgtttataaattgaataatactGTTGATTAATGGagatgtaggtacctatatcaatttttatattgaaactagcggtccaccccggcttcgcccgtggtacatattctcGTTTTCTccacataagaaccatcctcgtacttcaaggaatataataaaaaaagaattaaagaaatcggttcagctgttctaaagttatgcgcttaccaacacattttgtgattcatttttatattataagattactagcggttcgccccggctttgcccgtggtacctacatgtttacgttttttttttcataaaaactatcctatctctcaagttggatcgaactgcacatggtgtgcgaattttattataatcggttaagtggtttaggagtccattgaggacaaacattgtgacacgagatttatatatattaagataacaaaattaaaatttttgtaagaaatctttccaaaaaatatatcgtatatcgatttttaaatttaattcacgGCAAAATTAAACTTTCCCTGAGTGAAAACTTTTACCAATacaataggtacttactaatACACTTAGGTATGATGTGATTCATGTATAGGTAATCtattagatagggaggcgaagaggggaatcttctgcaatactcgagcgtggcagtttaagatatgagagataccttagacctattagaacaaccttgttaactatttagctctttaagtagtgacgcgcgcccaggatagacgatcagattagtaaaaaaaaatcgatagtctgaaatactcgagcgcgtcagattaagatattgggggttgattttagtgttttaagactaaatttaactaatctgacgataagtccttgacgccgccaagttatagggtcgcgaacttgtaaaaaaaaaacgttaatccggcattctcgagcgcgattgtttttatttttattttgaagaatataatctaaaacttactaaaaatacaaaatctgccggtttccgcgtgaccggaagtctggaggagccatttcgtcttccgaaaaacgcgttgcagtatataagtcgcgaacgatacattttacaaaaaaaaaagtttgaataaacaaaaaaggtaattttattttacaaaaaaaaggtctctttacatttttgtccaatgttaaaactttttgacttgaagcatcataaaaactcaaactcccggttttttgagtatatctcgaaaactgagggtgttaagaaaaattgatatgaaataacgatgattaaaaaaaagaaactctcaaacctttttcggtcagattaagagaacccaccaacatttttgtcagattaagaaaatatgctttcaggagaccgagataaacctcccctatgaaaatctgacgcgctcgagtatttcaaaaggactttttttttctgcattttcaaaaattcatcgtaacttatcgacacgccgaaatcgtcagtttttttaaggggagcttccttggggcctacttaacaccccttccgaaaatctgacgcgctcgagtaaattttttttttgtgcatttttgacgaattaatatgcctagccccaccactcaaaccggcagattagtataccgttgttatcagaggcacttggggcatacgtagtatgaatatctgacgcgctcgagaatgcccaagtaactatttttttttacatttttgaaaatccgtacacgccaaacccaccgctaaaatggtttttaccatagaagcttttcttttcgaaattattttatcaatcgattttgataagtctcgacggcgccgtttaattacgccatttagctacctcgcctccctatctatataGACTGGTCGAGTAATGCAAAGTTAGAAAGACAATaatttagaataataatattgtgtctataaatttagatttgttttgtttgtttatgtaaatttatgttgttatattttaactgtTATTGTATTGtgaccttagacctaataggaaaaaaattgaaaaatatgcaTTTTTGTTACCTATTTAAAGACCAGTTTTGTTATGTAAGTGATTATTAATATAGgttataaaaaaaggaaaataaacacagtta
This genomic window contains:
- the LOC123705534 gene encoding SET and MYND domain-containing protein 4 yields the protein MSRIYEDVDSTYAEACSDVTLCSNKKGFFKNFAEEIVSIAESNEWLETFEKVADGEKVAAVMENEAIMSTIREVFSRIQPLHRGKDARVSHERRLAAQAAIESGDLSKAFGMASQAVLRAPMTGVDEVIDGGVSLALALWVRSEVLLKMNKPYSALEDLKLALKERLPAKMRAQYYWRMGHCYKGAKEPTRAKVSYELAGRLLGKDEAAQKELQEDIASLDYTVKPNPTLSKTGVPLTGGGKLNIPALSNLVKITEEEEKGRFVVAKDQIKTGDVLLVDSPYAACLMSDYYGTHCLHCFKRLENSETSAPIWCPKCSGITFCSIECRDTALATYHTHECQFLDLFIGSGMSILSHIALRMVTQAGLDTSLQIHSTYIKNDSKSVEGIILNDIEGTKKSRIKSRKERLNRSKKYLKSFDDKNIIDETKREVDDKTNINDTLEMTAGQIYSLCTHSQLRKGSDYLKRIVMAMFLTECLKKGGFFNKLDKDAASRAESSICELILHNLQLLQFNAHEIYETVRGDHQFTGSKPVYIAVGIYPTGALFNHECYPAVARYFEGRKIVLRATRPLNPGETVSENYGPHFLVRNLKERRRSLACRYWFSCQCVACKEDWPMLKQLNTVTYLRCPNIDCTSKFPANPKSLPNKCSKCSVPIDPKLIKIYLDNIDDCSSLYQEGAKLMEEEKAQEAIAKLCKGVDLFHEIAKPPHKDTHLAQESLRSCYATSGNVFVVSGKST